CcatgaatgctagtgtgaaagtagccttacatggacCCAAACAAGATTTGCTTTAACATTGAATATGGAACAAGCATATTCATTTATTAAATAagatttaaataataataaataataataatttttaaaataaaataacaataataaaatcaATCAACCATTCAAGCCCATGTCTTGGAGTAGCAAGAAAAAGTGCATAAAGAAAACATTAATTATCGCTCAGTTTGCTGCACACTGATCTAATCTGATGTGCCCAAGCCAGATACCTGGCATCTCTTCTTGGATGATAGTTCATCAATGTCTGGGCTCAGGCTTTGAGCTGAGGAAATCCTCAGTATCGAGCGAAGGTGTTCATCAGTCAGACGTCTCCTGTGAGATGTTTTGGTCATCTTCATCGAGGAGAAAAGTTGCTCACATAGATAAGTGCTGCCGAACATGGAGAGCATCTGAGCAGCTTGGGTGCGGAGCTGAGGCATTGTGTCAGGGATGAACTGTGGAAACTGTGCGGCGCCCACAGCATCATACTTTGACTTCAGCGTGTCATTACACTGGAGTTCAATTAGCTCCATTTGGAGGTTGGTTGGTGCGTTTTCCACATTAACTGCGAAGGGATTACTGAGCAGTTCAAACCTACATTTCTGGACATCAAAGTCGGCAAATCGCCGGGTAAACTCAGCGCCGAGTACACTGAGTTTTTCAGCAAACTGTGCGCATGGGAACAAGTTGGTAGAGAACTGCGTTTTCATGGTTTGGCAGCAGGGAAAATGGCCAAGGTTTTCTTGCAGCATCTGATTCTCCCACAGGCACAGTTTAGTTTTAAAAGCCCTCACTGCAGCGTACATGTCTGTGATGATGCGCCCGCGCCCCTGAAGCTGCAGGTTCAGCGCATTGAGATGGCTCGAGATGTCACACAGAAAGGCCAGCTTACACAGAAACTTTTTCTCCCGAAGCTCTGCTGTGTCCTTCCCTTTGCTTTCCAGAAACTGACATATTTCCTCATGCAGCTCAAAACATCTATTCAGTACTTTTCCTCGGCTTAACCATCTCACCTCTGTGTGATACTGCACGTCTGAATACGCCGAACCACACTCCTCCAGAAAAGACTTAAACTGGCGGTGATTCAGACCTTTGGCACTTATAAAGTTAACTACTTGTGTTACTGTGGTCATAACATGTTCCATCTTTAGGGCTTTGCCACACAGTGATTCCTGATGTATGATGCAGTGATAAACAGTTAGTTCACCTGCACAGTTCTCTTCCTGCATCTTCTCCCGGACCCTGCCCACCAGTCCACTTGTTTTACCGCACATCGCTGGCGCACCATCTGTCGTTAATCCCACGAGTTTATCCCACGACAGCTTTATTTCAGTTACGCATTTGGAAACCTCCTTAAAGATTTCCTTTCCTGTGGTTGTGCCATGCATTGATTTGAATCCCAATAGCTCCTCCGTAACACACATATTTGAGTCCACTCCACGGATGAAGACTGACAGCTGAGCAGTATCAGATACGTCGCTGCTCTCATCCACAGCAAGGGAGAATGCAACAAAATCTTTTCCCTTTTCCAAAAGCTGGTCATACAGATTGGTGGCAAGATCACATGTGCGATCAGCTACTGTGTTTCTGCTCAGGCTCACATTTGAAAAGGCTTGCTTTTTCTCTGGGCACACGATGTCACAAACTTTCAACATGCACTTTTTCACAAACTCTCCCTCATTAAAGGGCCGGGCTGATTTTGCGATCTCTACTGCTACAATATAACTAGCTTTTACAGCAGCCTCACTTTGTGATGTGGCTAttttttagtgatgagcgggaggtgccatattcaaatgaatattcgtgttatattcgtcgaaatcgaatattcgtaattattccaattatcgcgaataatatacgaattttttttgcgtattgcgattatttatcttgatagtataaggcaacgttcctatgctaattgacaatggctaggctaatatgtgtattttacgaaatttcgttatttgctctaacttcgtctcttagaatattacgaatattctaaaagacgaagttagagcaatattacgaaatttcgtaaaatacacatatagattgtaatttagctaatatagtgctataatcccttttttttcctcaaatttttttttgcctcttctgaacttaagttttgtaaaatatgtacactattaaaaaatattactatagcagtatattagcttaaatacaatctatgtgtattttacgaaatttcgtaatattgctctaacttcgtcttttagaatattcgtaatattctaaaagacgaagttagagcaatattaagaacatttgcaaaagccgaaattgcgatgcgagtaatataatacgaaataatcgcatgaagatttcaacttagcactgctatattccatattctagcctaatatggaatatagctgtgctaagttagcactgctatattccatactaggctagaatatggaatatagcagtgctaagttgaaatcttcatgcgattatttcgtattatattactcgcatcgcaatttcggcttttgcaaatgttcttaatattgctctaacttcgtcttttagaatattacgaatattctaaaagatgaagttagagcaatattacgaaatttctaaaagacgaagttagagcaatattacgaaatttcgtaaaatacacatagattgtatttaagctaatatactgctatagtaatattttttaatagtgtacatattttacaaaacttaagttcagaagaggcaaaaaaaaatttgaggaaaaaaaagggattatagcactatataagctaaattacaatctatatgtgtattttacgaaatttcgtactattgctctaacttcgtcttttagaatattcgtaatattgctctaacttcgtctttcagaatattacgaatattctaaaagacgaagttagagcaatattaagaacatttgaaaaagtcgaaattgcgatgcgagtaatataacacaaaataatcgcatgaagatttcaacttagcactgctatattccatattctagcctaatatggaatatagctgtgctaagttagcactgctatattccatactaggctagaatatggaatatagcagtgctaagttgaaatcttcatgcgattatttcgtattatattactcgcatcgcaatttcggcttttgcgaaatttcgtaaaatacacatatagattagattgtaatttagctaatattgaatatagcagtaagttgaaaacgccactgactggagcagccaggaagccaagaatccaaaggacaggtaagaacaactttagggaagtgggaaaggaaaaaattataataataaaaaaaactaaaaaaaacgaatattcgaattcgcgaatatatagaacg
This portion of the Bufo gargarizans isolate SCDJY-AF-19 chromosome 1, ASM1485885v1, whole genome shotgun sequence genome encodes:
- the LOC122927606 gene encoding general transcription factor II-I repeat domain-containing protein 2-like; amino-acid sequence: MAKRKADNRNFLDRWETEYLFTYVKDRPVCLICGVNVAITKEYNIRRHYETKHHDKYKDLDMTQKSQKVEEMKRSLVSQQNMLKIVVLTTSQSEAAVKASYIVAVEIAKSARPFNEGEFVKKCMLKVCDIVCPEKKQAFSNVSLSRNTVADRTCDLATNLYDQLLEKGKDFVAFSLAVDESSDVSDTAQLSVFIRGVDSNMCVTEELLGFKSMHGTTTGKEIFKEVSKCVTEIKLSWDKLVGLTTDGAPAMCGKTSGLVGRVREKMQEENCAGELTVYHCIIHQESLCGKALKMEHVMTTVTQVVNFISAKGLNHRQFKSFLEECGSAYSDVQYHTEVRWLSRGKVLNRCFELHEEICQFLESKGKDTAELREKKFLCKLAFLCDISSHLNALNLQLQGRGRIITDMYAAVRAFKTKLCLWENQMLQENLGHFPCCQTMKTQFSTNLFPCAQFAEKLSVLGAEFTRRFADFDVQKCRFELLSNPFAVNVENAPTNLQMELIELQCNDTLKSKYDAVGAAQFPQFIPDTMPQLRTQAAQMLSMFGSTYLCEQLFSSMKMTKTSHRRRLTDEHLRSILRISSAQSLSPDIDELSSKKRCQVSGLGTSD